The Sulfurihydrogenibium sp. genome has a segment encoding these proteins:
- the ispG gene encoding flavodoxin-dependent (E)-4-hydroxy-3-methylbut-2-enyl-diphosphate synthase, which produces MINRRKTRPVYVGNVKIGDGAPIVVQSMTDTKTHDIEATLNQINRLAKAGCEIIRVAVPREEDALALPEIVKNSPIPVIGDIHFSPRIAFLSLESGIHGIRLNPGNINDKGKIKEILQECKKKNIAVRLGVNSGSLEERLLEKYGYPSAEALAESALYWSEFFESVGFTNFKVSIKGSDVLQNIKANKIFAEKTDIPLHIGITEAGPAGRGSIKSAVGIGILLYEGIGDTVRVSLTADPEEEIKVAYQILQALDLRRKGVEIVSCPTCGRIEVNLPEVVKKVEEKLEAVDKPLKVAIMGCVVNAIGEAKEADIGLACGNKSAILFKKGVPVKRVSEEEMVEELLNEIQRMDNE; this is translated from the coding sequence TTGATAAACAGAAGAAAGACAAGACCGGTTTATGTAGGCAATGTTAAGATAGGCGATGGAGCACCGATAGTTGTCCAATCTATGACAGATACAAAAACCCATGATATAGAAGCAACTTTAAATCAGATAAATAGACTTGCAAAAGCAGGATGTGAAATTATAAGAGTAGCCGTTCCAAGAGAAGAGGATGCGTTAGCATTGCCGGAAATTGTAAAAAATTCTCCAATACCTGTAATAGGCGATATACATTTTTCCCCAAGAATTGCCTTTTTATCTCTTGAAAGCGGTATACACGGAATCAGACTTAATCCTGGAAACATCAATGATAAAGGAAAAATCAAAGAAATCCTCCAAGAGTGTAAGAAAAAAAATATTGCAGTTAGACTCGGTGTTAACTCCGGTTCTTTGGAAGAAAGACTTCTTGAAAAGTATGGTTATCCGTCTGCCGAAGCTTTAGCAGAAAGTGCTTTGTACTGGTCAGAATTTTTTGAGTCTGTAGGTTTTACAAACTTTAAGGTTTCTATAAAAGGTTCTGACGTACTTCAAAATATAAAAGCAAATAAAATCTTTGCAGAAAAAACTGACATACCCCTTCATATAGGAATCACAGAAGCAGGACCGGCAGGTAGAGGGTCTATAAAATCTGCCGTTGGTATTGGCATTTTACTGTATGAGGGCATCGGAGATACAGTAAGAGTCTCTTTAACAGCAGACCCGGAGGAAGAGATAAAGGTAGCATATCAAATTCTTCAAGCACTGGATTTGAGAAGAAAAGGTGTTGAGATTGTATCCTGTCCAACATGTGGAAGGATTGAGGTAAACTTACCGGAAGTGGTTAAAAAAGTTGAAGAAAAATTAGAAGCGGTAGATAAACCTTTAAAGGTTGCAATAATGGGATGCGTTGTCAATGCAATCGGAGAAGCAAAAGAAGCAGATATTGGGTTAGCATGTGGAAATAAATCAGCTATTTTATTTAAAAAAGGAGTTCCAGTCAAAAGAGTCTCTGAAGAAGAGATGGTAGAGGAGTTATTAAACGAAATTCAAAGAATGGATAATGAATAA
- the panD gene encoding aspartate 1-decarboxylase has product MYRTLLKSKVHRIKITGADLHYEGSLTLDEEIMEAANLIPFEKIEVYNVNNGQRFSTYVIPGVRYSGECILNGAAARLGHYGDIIIIASYAAVNEKDLESFKVNLVYIDENTNTIKEKKEVLALKSKVLAKTNE; this is encoded by the coding sequence ATGTATAGAACATTACTAAAATCTAAGGTTCATAGAATAAAAATAACCGGAGCAGACCTGCATTATGAAGGAAGTCTTACATTAGATGAAGAAATAATGGAAGCTGCAAATTTAATTCCATTTGAAAAGATAGAAGTTTATAACGTAAACAACGGTCAAAGATTTTCTACCTATGTAATCCCTGGAGTTAGATATTCAGGAGAATGTATCTTAAACGGAGCAGCGGCAAGATTAGGTCATTATGGAGATATTATAATAATTGCATCGTATGCAGCAGTAAACGAGAAAGATTTAGAAAGCTTCAAAGTAAATCTTGTTTACATAGATGAAAACACGAATACAATCAAAGAAAAGAAAGAAGTATTGGCGTTAAAATCTAAAGTTTTAGCCAAAACTAACGAATAG
- a CDS encoding lytic transglycosylase domain-containing protein, with amino-acid sequence MRYKLILLFVLIGFLIQSCSVQVKEKGSSTYKDTYKPKTAIRNENKEKIELKTLESNNTKNKVLIAITEEDKNFIKKEASALSMQIPDDKDIDYFIDYFTTTKKYFTENALKRANYFMPMVKKIFRHEGLPEELAYLAVVESGFNPFATSPANAAGIWQFIPSTGRRFGLRIDEYIDERRDPYKSTIAAAKYLKTLYNMFGSWELAIAAYNCGEKCVAKRLESSSVISFYEIKDILPSQTKEYVSKFFAILLIANNPEKYGLDVKTNIYDVINFTADREINLNDLAQEKKVDYDILKFYNAHLKKDIAFEGININLPKLDYAATFDRRFITTQPIAKNKTSENRYVAKTSSPKPSTEPAQTIVSQTQPAKSENDSESLISLIKTSEKPEIVKTSYKPSSNKENIYIVQKGDTLFSIARKFGVSVDVLKNLNNLEDDNIKVGQELLIP; translated from the coding sequence ATGAGATATAAACTCATATTACTATTCGTTTTGATAGGGTTTTTAATACAATCTTGCTCTGTTCAAGTTAAAGAGAAGGGAAGCTCTACCTACAAAGATACATATAAACCAAAGACTGCTATAAGAAACGAAAATAAAGAAAAAATTGAGTTAAAAACATTGGAGAGTAATAACACAAAAAATAAAGTCTTAATAGCCATTACAGAAGAAGATAAAAATTTTATCAAGAAAGAAGCATCTGCATTAAGCATGCAAATTCCGGATGATAAAGATATAGATTATTTCATAGATTACTTTACAACGACAAAAAAATACTTCACAGAAAACGCTCTTAAAAGAGCAAATTACTTTATGCCAATGGTAAAAAAAATCTTCAGACATGAAGGACTGCCAGAAGAATTGGCATATCTTGCGGTTGTTGAAAGCGGATTTAATCCTTTTGCTACATCTCCTGCAAACGCAGCCGGAATTTGGCAGTTTATTCCATCTACCGGGAGAAGGTTTGGATTAAGAATAGATGAATACATTGATGAAAGAAGAGACCCATACAAATCTACAATAGCAGCCGCAAAATATTTAAAGACTTTATACAACATGTTTGGTAGTTGGGAGCTTGCGATTGCAGCATACAACTGTGGAGAAAAATGTGTCGCAAAGAGATTAGAATCTTCATCAGTCATATCTTTTTATGAGATAAAAGATATCCTTCCATCACAAACAAAAGAGTATGTTTCAAAATTTTTTGCCATTCTTCTGATTGCTAACAATCCTGAAAAATATGGATTGGATGTTAAAACAAATATTTATGATGTTATTAATTTTACTGCCGACAGAGAGATAAACTTAAATGACTTGGCGCAAGAGAAAAAAGTTGATTATGATATTTTAAAATTCTACAATGCCCATTTAAAGAAAGACATAGCATTTGAAGGAATAAACATAAACCTTCCAAAGCTTGATTATGCTGCAACCTTTGACAGGAGATTTATAACAACACAGCCAATAGCTAAAAATAAAACCAGTGAAAATAGATATGTAGCAAAAACATCAAGTCCTAAGCCTTCAACTGAACCTGCTCAAACAATTGTCTCCCAAACTCAGCCTGCTAAAAGTGAAAATGACAGCGAATCTTTAATATCACTAATCAAAACATCTGAAAAACCAGAGATTGTTAAAACATCCTATAAGCCATCTTCAAATAAAGAAAATATCTATATCGTTCAAAAAGGAGATACATTATTTAGTATTGCAAGAAAGTTTGGCGTATCTGTTGACGTTTTAAAAAATTTAAATAACTTAGAAGATGACAATATTAAAGTTGGACAGGAGTTATTGATTCCTTGA